One Vicingaceae bacterium genomic window, CGTTGGTATTATGAAAAAATTTGACCAATGACCATTTGGGACGCAATTATTTTGGCCATCGTCGAAGGTCTCACCGAATTTTTGCCTGTTTCATCCACCGGACATATGATGATTGCCCAATATTTCTTAGGTATTCCATCCGATGATTTTGTCAAAACTTTTATCGTTCAAATACAGTTTGGAGCCATTCTGGCAGTTGTTGTCACATATTTTCAACGTTTTTTCAAAAACTTGCAATTTTACTATCTGCTTTTCACGGCTTTCATTCCTGCGGTGATTTTTGGCCTCTTGCTCAATGACATTATCGACCAACTCTTAGAAAATGTACTGACGGTAGGAATCTCACTTTTTGTCGGCGGTTGGATTCTTGTTTACATTGATAAATGGACCGAAAACAAAACAAACAAAACTGACATCTCTTACAATGAAGCTCTTATTATCGGCATTTTTCAATGTGTTGCCATGATTCCGGGAGTTTCACGAAGTGCAGCCACCATCATTGGCGGATTAGTTCAAAAAATTGACAGAAAAACCGCAGCCGAGTTTTCATTCTTTCTTGCCGTACCCACTATGTTTGCCGCCTCGGTTTATAAAATTTACAAAAATCCCATGACGCTTGATTCCGGTAATCTCTCGTTGTTGATCACCGGAAATATTGTTTCATTTGTAGTAGCCATGCTCGCCATCAAATTTTTTATTGCCGCCTTGACAAAATATGGTTTCCGTTGGTTTGGCTATTACAGAATCGCCATAGGATTGATTATAATCATGTTATACTTGTCGGGACACAACCTGTACTTATAAAGGAACAATAAAACAAGATAAATCAATCCCCTTTCTTTGAATTTTAATTTAAAAATAATCCGCTGACCGATATGAGAATCCACCAACGTGATTGACTAAGCAGTAATTTATGTTGATGTTTTTACAAATTAAAACAGTAAAGCATCAAATCGCACAAACGGTTTGAATATCCGGTTTCGTTGTCGTACCACCCTACAACTTTCACTATATTTCCCACAATGGTTGTCAATTCGGCATCAAATATACAAGAGTGAGTGTTTCCGACAATATCGGCCGATACTATCGGATCTTCACAGTATTGTAAAATACCTTTCATCTCATTTTCCGCAGCTTGTTTAAATGCCTTGTTTATTT contains:
- the uppP gene encoding undecaprenyl-diphosphatase, encoding MTIWDAIILAIVEGLTEFLPVSSTGHMMIAQYFLGIPSDDFVKTFIVQIQFGAILAVVVTYFQRFFKNLQFYYLLFTAFIPAVIFGLLLNDIIDQLLENVLTVGISLFVGGWILVYIDKWTENKTNKTDISYNEALIIGIFQCVAMIPGVSRSAATIIGGLVQKIDRKTAAEFSFFLAVPTMFAASVYKIYKNPMTLDSGNLSLLITGNIVSFVVAMLAIKFFIAALTKYGFRWFGYYRIAIGLIIIMLYLSGHNLYL